The Tistrella mobilis genome window below encodes:
- a CDS encoding cell division protein FtsQ/DivIB, which translates to MRRLSTEDIRVKRVTTHGFEGAEEAAALAEALRRRRRRPKWLRPAAIWGRRLGVLALVGGAGWWLWSSGTAETAADGVHDFAVVQAGHLGLAVKEIYLEGRYETKPGQVLGAMAVDQGTPMLALDLDQMRLRLEQLPWVERASIERRWPDTLYVRIRERQAAALWQVGEGHILVDRKGALIEGVDVGRFAHLPVVVGDDAPQLVAQLLDLVETAPDLADRFVAGVRVGGRRWDVHLKDGVVVRLPARDAVEAWKRLAEVERDHGILEKAITSVDLRIAGQFAVRLTDAAALTERMKPVVKRPPGVAATGPGLDA; encoded by the coding sequence ATGCGACGCCTGAGCACCGAAGACATCCGCGTCAAGCGGGTCACCACCCATGGCTTCGAAGGCGCGGAGGAAGCAGCCGCCCTGGCGGAAGCCTTGCGTCGTCGCCGGCGTCGGCCGAAATGGCTGCGGCCCGCGGCCATCTGGGGGCGCAGGCTGGGGGTACTGGCGCTGGTCGGCGGCGCCGGCTGGTGGCTGTGGTCGTCCGGCACCGCGGAGACGGCGGCGGATGGTGTTCATGATTTTGCGGTGGTCCAGGCCGGCCATCTCGGGCTGGCGGTGAAGGAAATCTACCTGGAAGGCCGGTACGAAACGAAGCCCGGACAGGTACTTGGGGCAATGGCTGTTGACCAGGGCACGCCGATGCTGGCGCTGGATCTCGATCAGATGCGCCTCAGGCTGGAACAGCTGCCCTGGGTGGAGCGCGCCTCGATCGAACGGCGCTGGCCGGACACGCTTTATGTCCGCATCCGCGAACGTCAGGCGGCGGCCCTCTGGCAGGTCGGCGAGGGGCATATCCTGGTCGACCGCAAGGGCGCGCTGATCGAAGGCGTGGATGTCGGCCGCTTCGCCCATCTGCCGGTGGTGGTGGGCGACGACGCCCCGCAGCTGGTGGCGCAGCTGCTGGATCTGGTCGAGACCGCCCCCGATCTGGCTGATCGTTTCGTGGCCGGGGTGCGGGTCGGTGGCCGGCGCTGGGATGTGCATCTGAAGGACGGCGTGGTGGTGCGCCTGCCGGCCAGGGATGCAGTGGAGGCCTGGAAGCGCCTCGCCGAGGTGGAGCGCGATCACGGCATCCTCGAAAAGGCGATCACCTCGGTCGACCTCAGGATCGCCGGCCAGTTCGCGGTCAGGCTGACGGATGCGGCAGCCCTGACCGAGCGGATGAAGCCGGTGGTCAAGCGCCCGCCGGGGGTGGCTGCGACCGGCCCCGGTCTCGACGCCTGA
- the ftsA gene encoding cell division protein FtsA encodes MAKGRGGLIAALDIGTTKVVCFIAEGDGHGRWRVRGIGHQAARGLRAGLIVDMVQAEASILAAVHAAEQMSGETIERVVVALPSTVMSSHLIDLEVEIAGHAVADADIRRIYAEGRRMFLGDDRAVMHALPVDHSIDDAGGIRDPRGMYGERLGVSMHVVTAQSSPWRNLELCIARCHLEIEAVVASPFAAGLACLVEDERNMGTTVVDMGGGTTTMAVFFNGSLIHVDGFGVGGLHVTRDIAQVLETPLVHAERMKTLYGSAIATPSDARELIELPRVGEPDGVQNVPRSLLVNIVRPRVEETLELIRERLEKSGLAEVGAKRVVLTGGASQLQGLRELAGRVLGRQVRLGRPIAASGELEQSGGAGFSVVTGLIAHAVADWGEVGERDAGPDAGRGTFGRLGRWLKSNF; translated from the coding sequence ATGGCGAAGGGGCGCGGCGGCCTGATTGCGGCACTCGACATCGGCACCACCAAAGTGGTGTGCTTCATCGCCGAAGGTGACGGCCATGGCCGCTGGCGCGTCCGCGGCATCGGCCATCAGGCGGCGCGCGGCCTGCGCGCCGGGCTGATCGTCGACATGGTACAGGCCGAGGCCTCGATTCTGGCGGCGGTCCATGCGGCCGAGCAGATGTCGGGGGAGACCATCGAACGGGTGGTCGTGGCACTGCCGTCGACGGTGATGTCGAGCCATCTGATCGATCTGGAGGTCGAAATCGCCGGCCATGCCGTGGCCGATGCCGATATCCGCCGGATCTATGCCGAGGGCCGTCGCATGTTTCTGGGCGACGACCGGGCCGTGATGCATGCCCTGCCGGTCGATCATTCGATCGACGATGCCGGCGGCATCCGCGATCCGCGCGGCATGTATGGCGAGCGGTTGGGCGTCAGCATGCATGTGGTGACCGCTCAGTCGAGCCCGTGGCGCAATCTGGAGCTGTGCATCGCCCGTTGCCATCTGGAGATCGAGGCGGTCGTCGCCTCGCCCTTCGCCGCCGGCCTCGCCTGCCTGGTGGAGGACGAGCGCAACATGGGCACCACCGTGGTCGACATGGGCGGGGGCACCACCACCATGGCCGTGTTCTTCAACGGCAGCCTGATCCATGTCGACGGTTTCGGCGTCGGCGGCCTGCATGTCACCCGCGACATCGCCCAGGTGCTGGAGACGCCGCTGGTCCATGCCGAGCGGATGAAGACGCTGTACGGATCGGCGATCGCAACCCCGTCGGATGCCCGTGAACTGATCGAACTGCCCCGGGTGGGGGAGCCCGATGGCGTCCAGAACGTTCCGCGTTCGCTTCTGGTCAACATCGTCCGCCCCCGGGTCGAGGAGACCCTGGAGCTGATCCGCGAGCGCCTTGAGAAGAGCGGCCTTGCCGAGGTCGGCGCCAAGCGCGTGGTGCTGACCGGCGGGGCGTCGCAGCTGCAGGGCCTGCGCGAACTCGCGGGCCGGGTTCTGGGCCGCCAGGTCCGGCTCGGCCGGCCGATCGCGGCCTCGGGAGAACTGGAACAGTCCGGCGGCGCCGGCTTCTCGGTCGTCACCGGACTGATCGCCCATGCCGTGGCGGATTGGGGCGAGGTGGGCGAGCGCGATGCCGGACCGGATGCCGGCCGCGGCACCTTCGGCCGGCTGGGCCGCTGGCTGAAATCGAATTTCTGA
- the ftsZ gene encoding cell division protein FtsZ, with translation MSLNLSIPDSMQLTPRITVVGVGGAGGNAVNNMINAQLEGVEFIVCNTDAQALNQSQAERRIQLGQMITHGLGAGARPEVGRAAAQETMEEISEYLDGSHMVFVTAGMGGGTGTGAAPVIAQIAREKGILTVGVVTKPFHFEGTRRMRLADSGIDELQKYVDTLIVIPNQNLFRVANERTTFADAFKMADDVLYAGVRGVTDLMVMPGLINLDFADIRTVMSEMGKAMMGTGEAGGDNRAIEAAEAAISNPLLDDVSMKGARGVLINITGGGDMTLYEVDEAANRIREEVDPEAHIIFGSTFDPSLEGTIRVSVVATGIDAEEVARQRARREQEAEAAARGQSQARHEAQQAAAMQQAPQMAAAGGTRRTVVESPAPAVTTARSEGGRPSQPQMPRGEVEDGSFIAPEPVRAPERQPTRIEMADEPLALEPAPRAVEQQPARAVVDDRPATEAAPRKFSFLQRMTGAHRRESEATARPAPEEPRRAPRLDHVDGGAPVRQQPADEENDLLEIPAFLRRQAN, from the coding sequence ATGTCCCTCAATCTCAGTATCCCCGACAGCATGCAGCTGACCCCGCGGATCACCGTGGTCGGTGTGGGCGGCGCCGGCGGCAACGCCGTCAACAACATGATCAACGCGCAGCTGGAAGGCGTGGAGTTCATCGTCTGCAACACCGATGCGCAGGCGCTGAACCAGAGCCAGGCCGAACGCCGCATCCAGCTGGGCCAGATGATCACCCATGGCCTGGGTGCGGGTGCGCGCCCCGAGGTCGGCCGCGCCGCCGCCCAGGAGACCATGGAAGAGATCTCCGAATATCTGGACGGCAGCCATATGGTGTTCGTCACCGCCGGCATGGGCGGCGGCACCGGCACCGGCGCGGCGCCGGTCATCGCCCAGATCGCGCGCGAGAAGGGCATTCTGACCGTCGGCGTGGTCACCAAGCCCTTCCACTTCGAAGGCACCCGCCGCATGCGGCTGGCGGATTCGGGCATCGACGAGCTGCAGAAATATGTCGACACCCTGATCGTGATCCCGAACCAGAACCTGTTCCGGGTCGCCAACGAGCGCACGACCTTCGCCGATGCCTTCAAGATGGCCGACGACGTGCTCTATGCCGGCGTGCGCGGCGTGACCGACCTGATGGTCATGCCCGGCCTGATCAACCTGGACTTCGCCGACATCCGCACCGTGATGAGCGAGATGGGCAAGGCGATGATGGGCACCGGCGAGGCCGGCGGCGACAACCGCGCGATCGAGGCCGCCGAAGCCGCGATCTCGAACCCGCTGCTCGACGACGTGTCGATGAAGGGCGCGCGCGGCGTGCTGATCAACATCACCGGCGGCGGCGACATGACCCTGTACGAGGTCGACGAGGCCGCCAACCGCATCCGCGAGGAAGTCGATCCCGAGGCGCATATCATCTTCGGCTCGACCTTCGATCCCAGCCTGGAAGGCACGATCCGCGTGTCGGTGGTGGCCACCGGCATCGATGCCGAAGAGGTCGCCCGTCAGCGCGCCCGTCGCGAGCAGGAGGCGGAAGCCGCCGCCCGCGGTCAGTCGCAGGCCCGCCACGAGGCCCAGCAGGCGGCGGCCATGCAGCAGGCGCCGCAGATGGCGGCTGCCGGCGGCACCCGTCGCACCGTGGTGGAAAGCCCGGCGCCGGCCGTCACCACCGCCCGCAGCGAAGGGGGCCGCCCGTCCCAGCCGCAGATGCCGCGCGGCGAGGTCGAGGATGGCAGCTTCATCGCCCCCGAGCCGGTGCGTGCACCGGAGCGCCAGCCGACCCGTATCGAGATGGCGGACGAACCGCTGGCACTGGAGCCGGCGCCGCGTGCGGTGGAGCAGCAGCCCGCGCGTGCGGTGGTCGATGATCGCCCGGCAACCGAGGCCGCACCGCGCAAGTTCTCGTTCCTGCAGCGGATGACCGGCGCCCATCGCCGCGAGAGCGAGGCGACTGCGCGTCCGGCGCCGGAAGAGCCGCGCCGTGCGCCCCGCCTCGACCATGTCGACGGTGGCGCACCCGTGCGCCAGCAGCCGGCCGACGAGGAGAATGATCTGCTGGAGATCCCGGCCTTCCTGCGCCGCCAGGCGAACTGA
- the lpxC gene encoding UDP-3-O-acyl-N-acetylglucosamine deacetylase, which yields MYLNDIRDSADFLRTAAPQGVVRQRTLAVPMRCSGVGLHSGTPVEMVLRPAAADTGIIFRRTDMDGAMVPARHDMIVNTRLCSMLGVPASGDRPAVTVSTVEHLMAALAAMGIDNLIIDIDGPEVPVMDGSSRPFIQVIERAGMIEQPVARRFIEVLKPVELVQGNSVVRLLPADRWTLDVTIDFANPVIGRERIVIDLTARGFSSELAAARTFGFAHEVEQMRAAGLGRGGSLDNAVVVDGDRVLNPEGLRYADEFVRHKALDAVGDLYLAGAPLLARFEGLAPGHGVNNALLHALFADPTAWRYTSCREVDTARAVEAA from the coding sequence GTGTACCTCAATGACATCCGCGACAGCGCCGATTTCCTCCGCACCGCCGCGCCGCAGGGCGTGGTGCGCCAGCGGACGCTGGCTGTGCCGATGCGGTGCAGCGGCGTCGGTCTTCATAGCGGTACGCCGGTGGAGATGGTGCTGCGCCCGGCCGCTGCCGATACCGGCATCATCTTTCGCCGCACCGATATGGACGGCGCGATGGTGCCTGCCCGCCACGACATGATCGTGAACACCCGGCTGTGCAGCATGCTGGGCGTGCCCGCCAGCGGCGACCGGCCGGCCGTAACGGTGTCCACCGTGGAACACCTGATGGCGGCACTGGCCGCCATGGGCATCGACAATCTGATCATCGACATCGACGGGCCTGAAGTGCCGGTGATGGACGGCAGTTCGCGCCCCTTCATCCAGGTGATCGAGCGGGCCGGCATGATCGAGCAGCCCGTGGCACGGCGTTTCATCGAGGTGTTGAAGCCGGTGGAACTGGTGCAGGGCAACTCGGTGGTGCGCCTGCTGCCCGCAGACCGCTGGACCCTGGACGTCACCATCGATTTCGCCAACCCGGTGATCGGACGCGAGCGGATCGTGATCGACCTGACCGCCCGGGGCTTCTCGTCGGAGCTGGCGGCGGCCCGCACCTTCGGCTTCGCCCACGAGGTGGAGCAGATGCGCGCAGCCGGCCTCGGCCGCGGCGGCTCGCTCGACAATGCAGTGGTGGTCGACGGCGACCGGGTGTTGAACCCCGAGGGCCTGCGCTATGCCGACGAATTCGTGCGTCACAAGGCGCTGGATGCCGTCGGTGACCTCTACCTTGCCGGTGCGCCCCTGCTGGCGCGTTTCGAGGGGCTGGCGCCCGGCCATGGCGTGAACAACGCCCTGCTGCACGCTCTCTTCGCCGACCCGACCGCCTGGCGCTATACCAGCTGCCGCGAAGTCGATACCGCCCGGGCGGTCGAGGCCGCCTGA
- a CDS encoding helix-turn-helix domain-containing protein: MSNKNMHRDACAMGELARRVDNFVGERIRLRRTLLGMTQEHLAAALDISYQQVQKYETGLNRVSAGRLYEISTKLGVPVAFFFDGLEEMADSIDPDAPKEHGGKNRSTIELVRYFTDITDQTLRTAIIRLIKALAEGNGQRGEHTDDLDMTDLLDDDRQH, from the coding sequence ATGAGCAACAAAAACATGCATAGAGACGCCTGCGCTATGGGGGAACTGGCTAGACGTGTCGATAATTTCGTCGGGGAGCGGATCCGTCTGAGGCGGACGCTGCTTGGCATGACCCAGGAACACCTGGCGGCGGCTCTCGATATTTCGTACCAGCAGGTACAGAAATACGAAACCGGGCTCAATCGTGTGAGTGCGGGCCGCCTGTACGAAATCTCGACCAAACTCGGTGTACCGGTCGCCTTCTTCTTCGACGGTCTGGAAGAGATGGCAGACAGCATCGATCCGGACGCGCCCAAGGAACATGGCGGCAAGAACCGCTCGACCATTGAACTCGTCCGGTACTTCACCGACATTACCGATCAGACCCTGAGGACGGCGATCATCCGCCTGATCAAGGCTTTGGCCGAGGGAAACGGACAGCGGGGCGAACACACCGACGACCTGGACATGACCGATCTTCTGGACGACGACCGGCAGCATTGA
- a CDS encoding outer membrane protein assembly factor BamD: MAKAVATERAIAMRTATAVTRAYRIRAHRILRAGLLAACVAGLAACSSDDDDRPAYVERPVEQIYSQAANELDQGEYRKAAQSFDEVERQHPYSTWATEAQLMAAYSYYQANQYEDAIATAQRFIDLHPGNPNVAYAYYLVGLCHYERISDVGRDQEMTRKSLEAFQEVVRRFPDSAYARDARLKIDLARDHLAGKEMEIGRYYLTRGMYIAAINRFRTVIERYQTTTHVPEALHRLVEAYLSLGIEREAQTAAAVLGYNYPGSDWYQDSYAQLTGRNLQPLEDKGSWISRAFKSVF; this comes from the coding sequence ATGGCGAAGGCAGTCGCAACGGAACGGGCGATCGCGATGCGGACGGCGACAGCCGTGACCCGCGCCTACAGGATCCGGGCCCATAGAATCCTGCGGGCCGGCCTTCTGGCGGCGTGTGTGGCGGGGCTTGCCGCGTGCTCAAGCGATGACGACGACCGCCCTGCTTATGTCGAGCGGCCGGTGGAGCAGATCTACAGCCAGGCGGCGAACGAACTGGACCAGGGCGAGTATCGCAAGGCGGCGCAGAGCTTCGACGAGGTCGAACGTCAGCATCCCTATTCGACCTGGGCCACCGAGGCGCAGCTGATGGCCGCCTATTCCTACTACCAGGCCAATCAGTATGAAGATGCGATCGCAACCGCGCAGCGCTTCATCGACCTGCATCCCGGCAACCCCAATGTGGCCTACGCCTATTATCTGGTCGGGCTCTGCCATTATGAGCGGATCTCGGATGTCGGCCGCGACCAGGAGATGACCCGCAAGTCGCTGGAGGCTTTCCAGGAGGTGGTGCGTCGCTTCCCCGACAGCGCCTATGCCCGTGACGCCCGGCTGAAGATAGACCTTGCCCGCGACCATCTGGCCGGCAAGGAAATGGAAATCGGCCGCTACTATCTGACCCGTGGCATGTACATCGCGGCGATCAACCGCTTCCGCACCGTGATCGAACGCTACCAGACCACCACCCACGTGCCCGAGGCGCTGCACCGGCTGGTCGAGGCCTATCTGTCGCTGGGCATCGAGCGCGAGGCCCAGACGGCCGCTGCCGTGCTGGGCTACAACTATCCCGGCAGCGACTGGTACCAGGACAGCTATGCTCAGCTTACCGGCCGCAATCTGCAGCCGTTGGAAGACAAGGGGTCGTGGATCAGCCGGGCCTTCAAATCGGTTTTCTGA
- the recN gene encoding DNA repair protein RecN has product MLASLSIRDVVLIDRLDLDLGPGLAVLTGETGAGKSILLDALGLALGARGDSGLVRAGAAQASVTAVFEVAEDHPALAMLAGQDIPAALPLILRRTVTPDGRSRAWVNDRAVGVGLLRQLGEVLVEIHGQHDQHGLLDPRTHREVLDQFGGHEALKAEVARRFREMQAADTARDRAEAEAEAVRREEDHLRTSLADLDKLKPQPGEEEDLVHRRQRLQNADRIVAALNAALDALNGEPTLEVRLLDADRALQRLPDAETDERVRQLRAGLERASIEIGEGVAGVERLLADLDLGEDSLEVVEDRLYALRAAARRHQVTTEDLPELARKLRARLELIDGGGTVAAKLTAAAAEARRVYRKAAEALSQARKAAADELIKAIAAELGPLRMGRVEIAVAFEPLPEDAWGPEGIERCQFMVRTNPGAPAGPLARVASGGELSRLMLALKVVLARTASAGTLVFDEVDSGIGGAVADAVGERLQRLGGHAQVLVVTHNPQVAARGDLHLRVAKRIEGETTLTEVRALTAAERREEVARMLSGAELTAEARAAADRLMSLAVRS; this is encoded by the coding sequence ATGCTCGCCAGTCTCTCGATCCGCGACGTGGTTCTGATCGACCGGCTCGATCTCGACCTCGGCCCCGGCCTCGCCGTCCTGACCGGCGAGACCGGTGCCGGCAAGTCGATCCTGCTCGATGCGCTGGGGTTGGCGCTGGGAGCCCGGGGTGACAGCGGGCTGGTGCGCGCCGGCGCCGCCCAGGCCTCGGTCACGGCCGTGTTCGAGGTGGCGGAGGATCATCCGGCGCTGGCCATGCTGGCCGGGCAGGATATCCCGGCCGCGCTGCCGCTGATCCTGCGGCGCACCGTCACTCCCGATGGCCGCAGCCGTGCCTGGGTGAACGACCGGGCCGTCGGCGTGGGCCTGTTGCGCCAGCTGGGCGAGGTGCTGGTCGAGATCCACGGTCAGCACGATCAGCACGGCCTGCTGGATCCGCGCACCCATCGCGAGGTGCTGGACCAGTTCGGCGGCCACGAGGCGCTGAAGGCAGAGGTGGCGCGTCGCTTCCGCGAGATGCAGGCTGCGGACACCGCCCGCGATCGCGCCGAGGCCGAGGCCGAGGCGGTGCGGCGCGAAGAGGACCATCTTCGCACCAGCCTCGCCGATCTCGACAAGCTGAAGCCGCAGCCGGGAGAGGAAGAGGATCTGGTCCATCGCCGCCAGCGGCTGCAGAATGCCGACCGGATCGTGGCGGCGCTGAATGCGGCACTGGATGCGCTGAACGGTGAGCCGACGCTTGAGGTGCGGCTGCTGGATGCCGATCGCGCCCTGCAACGCCTGCCCGATGCCGAAACCGACGAGCGGGTCCGCCAGCTGCGGGCCGGGCTGGAGCGCGCCTCGATCGAGATCGGCGAAGGCGTCGCGGGGGTCGAGCGGCTGCTCGCCGATCTGGACCTGGGCGAAGACAGCCTGGAAGTGGTCGAGGACCGGCTCTATGCCCTGCGTGCCGCCGCCCGCCGCCATCAGGTCACGACCGAAGACCTGCCCGAGCTTGCCCGGAAGCTGCGTGCCCGGCTGGAATTGATCGACGGCGGCGGTACGGTCGCGGCCAAACTGACCGCCGCGGCCGCCGAGGCGCGCCGGGTATACCGCAAGGCTGCCGAGGCCCTGAGCCAGGCCCGCAAGGCGGCAGCAGACGAGTTGATCAAGGCGATCGCGGCCGAACTCGGGCCGCTGCGCATGGGCCGGGTCGAGATCGCGGTCGCCTTCGAGCCGCTGCCCGAAGACGCCTGGGGGCCCGAAGGCATCGAACGCTGCCAGTTCATGGTCCGCACCAATCCGGGCGCGCCGGCAGGCCCGCTCGCCAGGGTGGCATCGGGCGGTGAGCTGTCGCGGCTGATGCTGGCGCTGAAGGTGGTGCTGGCCCGCACGGCCAGCGCCGGCACCCTGGTCTTCGACGAGGTCGACAGCGGCATCGGCGGTGCGGTGGCCGATGCGGTGGGCGAACGGTTGCAGCGCCTGGGCGGCCATGCCCAGGTCCTGGTCGTCACCCACAACCCACAGGTTGCGGCACGTGGTGATTTGCATCTGAGGGTGGCGAAGCGGATCGAGGGCGAGACCACCCTTACCGAAGTGCGCGCCCTGACGGCTGCCGAGCGGCGTGAAGAGGTGGCCCGCATGCTGTCGGGGGCCGAACTCACCGCCGAGGCACGGGCCGCGGCCGACCGGCTGATGAGCCTGGCCGTGCGCAGCTGA
- the ligA gene encoding NAD-dependent DNA ligase LigA codes for MTDRDETVMQPTLEEARQSHKALVQRIRYHDQRYYKEAAPEISDADYDRLRADLIRLETLYPELQTADSPTRMVGAAPAEGFAKVRHARPMLSLGNAFEDEDVVEFLARARKGLNLKEDDELAVVAEPKIDGLSASLRYENRRLVVAATRGDGTEGEDVTRNMLTIDDVPETLPEDAPDLVEVRGEVYMGKADFAALNERRAEAGEALFANPRNAAAGSLRQLDPEITRKRPLKFFAYAWGEVSEPLAATQSGALDRLEHFGFTVNPLRRLCRSADELLERYREIGDGRHALDYDIDGVVYKIDRLDWQALLGQVARAPRWAIAHKFPAEQAKTRLLGIEIQVGRTGALTPVAHLEPVTVGGVVVSRATLHNEDEIARKDIRIGDLVVVQRAGDVIPQVVEVVVAERPNDTVPFEAPTVCPACGSHAVREPGEAVRRCTGGLICPAQAVERLKHFVSRDAADIEGLGRKEVEAFFEDGLIRSPVDIYTLPQRQETGEIDLTKRAGWGRKSADNLLAAIEARRRLPLDRFIFALGIRHVGQNTAKLLARNYRSFEAWRAGLEAAADPESAARADLDAIAGIGPVVAEALTDFMAEAHNREVLEALTAEVEVIEADIPTQVSGSLSGKTLVFTGKLEKLTRDSAKRRAEQHGATVASSVSSATSILVAGAAAGSKLAKAREKGIEVWTEDEFLEATGGAAGNGEG; via the coding sequence ATGACCGACCGCGACGAGACCGTGATGCAGCCCACGCTCGAAGAGGCGCGTCAGAGCCACAAGGCCCTGGTCCAGCGCATCCGCTATCACGATCAGCGCTATTACAAAGAGGCGGCACCCGAGATCAGCGATGCCGATTACGACCGGCTGCGCGCCGATCTGATCCGGCTGGAGACGCTTTACCCGGAACTCCAGACGGCGGACAGCCCGACCCGGATGGTGGGCGCGGCCCCGGCCGAGGGCTTCGCCAAGGTCCGTCATGCCCGGCCGATGCTCTCCCTCGGCAATGCCTTCGAAGACGAGGATGTGGTGGAGTTCCTGGCCCGGGCCCGCAAGGGTCTGAACCTGAAGGAAGACGACGAGCTTGCGGTGGTGGCGGAGCCTAAGATCGACGGGCTCTCGGCCAGTCTGCGCTACGAGAACCGCCGGCTGGTGGTGGCGGCGACCCGCGGTGACGGCACCGAGGGCGAGGACGTCACCCGCAACATGCTGACGATCGACGACGTGCCCGAGACCCTGCCCGAGGATGCCCCCGATCTGGTGGAGGTGCGCGGCGAGGTCTATATGGGCAAGGCCGATTTCGCCGCCCTGAACGAGCGTCGTGCCGAAGCGGGCGAGGCGCTGTTCGCCAATCCGCGCAATGCCGCCGCCGGCTCGCTGCGCCAGCTCGACCCCGAGATCACGCGCAAGCGGCCACTGAAATTCTTTGCCTATGCCTGGGGCGAGGTCTCGGAGCCGCTGGCGGCAACCCAGTCGGGCGCGCTCGACCGGCTTGAGCATTTCGGCTTCACCGTGAATCCGCTGCGCCGGCTGTGCCGAAGTGCCGACGAGCTGCTGGAACGCTATCGTGAGATCGGCGATGGCCGCCATGCGCTCGATTACGACATCGACGGCGTGGTCTACAAGATCGACCGGCTGGACTGGCAGGCGCTGCTGGGCCAGGTGGCGCGGGCGCCGCGCTGGGCAATCGCGCATAAATTCCCGGCCGAACAGGCGAAGACCCGGCTGCTCGGCATCGAAATCCAGGTCGGCCGCACGGGTGCACTCACCCCGGTCGCGCATCTGGAGCCGGTGACGGTCGGCGGCGTGGTCGTCTCGCGCGCAACCCTGCACAACGAGGACGAGATCGCGCGCAAGGACATCCGGATCGGCGATCTGGTGGTGGTGCAGCGTGCCGGCGACGTCATCCCGCAGGTGGTGGAGGTGGTGGTCGCCGAACGCCCGAACGATACCGTCCCCTTCGAGGCGCCGACCGTCTGCCCCGCCTGCGGGTCGCATGCGGTGCGCGAGCCGGGAGAGGCGGTGCGGCGCTGCACCGGCGGGCTGATCTGCCCGGCCCAGGCGGTGGAGCGGCTGAAGCATTTCGTGTCCCGCGATGCCGCCGATATCGAGGGGCTGGGCCGCAAGGAGGTCGAAGCCTTCTTCGAAGACGGGCTGATCCGCAGCCCGGTCGACATCTACACTCTGCCCCAGCGTCAGGAAACCGGCGAGATCGACCTGACGAAGCGGGCCGGCTGGGGCCGCAAATCGGCCGACAACCTGCTGGCGGCGATCGAGGCGCGGCGCCGTCTGCCGCTCGACCGCTTCATCTTCGCCCTGGGCATCCGCCATGTCGGCCAGAACACGGCGAAGTTGCTGGCGCGCAATTATCGAAGCTTTGAGGCCTGGCGCGCCGGGCTCGAAGCCGCCGCCGATCCGGAAAGTGCGGCGCGGGCCGATCTTGACGCCATCGCCGGCATCGGCCCGGTGGTTGCCGAGGCGCTGACCGATTTCATGGCCGAGGCGCATAACCGCGAGGTGCTGGAGGCGCTGACCGCCGAGGTGGAGGTGATCGAGGCGGATATCCCGACGCAGGTGTCGGGCAGCCTGTCGGGCAAGACCCTGGTCTTCACCGGCAAGCTGGAGAAGCTGACCCGCGATTCCGCCAAGCGCCGCGCCGAACAGCATGGCGCCACGGTGGCAAGCTCGGTGTCTTCCGCGACCAGCATCCTGGTTGCCGGGGCGGCTGCCGGCTCCAAGCTTGCCAAGGCGCGCGAGAAGGGCATCGAGGTCTGGACCGAGGACGAGTTCCTTGAGGCAACCGGTGGGGCAGCGGGGAACGGCGAAGGCTGA
- a CDS encoding MaoC family dehydratase — protein MSADTAASPPVTDLHFEDFAAGQVFRTPARSVTEDEIIAFASQFDNQPFHVDREAAAASIYGGIIASGFHTLALGFRLVLEAQIVSTASMGSPGLDEVRWLKPMRPGDTIRLELEVTEVVPSRSKPDRGIVKLLYKTFNQNDEVICTMRSMWMLRRRVVVA, from the coding sequence ATGTCCGCAGACACCGCCGCCAGCCCACCCGTGACCGACCTCCATTTCGAGGATTTCGCCGCCGGGCAGGTCTTCCGTACGCCCGCGCGCAGCGTCACCGAAGACGAGATCATCGCCTTCGCCAGCCAGTTCGACAACCAGCCCTTCCATGTCGATCGCGAGGCGGCTGCCGCCAGCATCTATGGCGGGATCATCGCCAGCGGCTTCCATACCCTCGCGCTTGGCTTCAGGCTGGTGCTGGAGGCGCAGATCGTCTCGACCGCGTCGATGGGCTCGCCCGGCCTCGACGAGGTCCGCTGGCTGAAGCCCATGCGCCCCGGCGATACCATCCGTCTGGAGCTGGAGGTCACCGAGGTCGTGCCCAGCCGGTCCAAGCCGGATCGCGGCATCGTCAAACTGCTCTACAAGACCTTCAACCAGAATGACGAGGTGATCTGCACCATGCGCAGCATGTGGATGCTCCGCCGGCGGGTGGTGGTGGCATGA